The nucleotide sequence CGCAATGGTGGCAGTGCAGGCGGGCCCGGCCGCGGTGATAGGTGTAGCGGGCGTCGCAGCGCTCGCACTCCGCCATCCAGCCGCATTCGTGGCAGAGCAGGGTCGGCGCATAGCCGCGCCGGTTCAGGAACAGCAGGACCTGGCCGTCGTGGTCCAGATGCTCCCGCACCCGCTGCAGCAGCGGCTGCGACAGGCCCTCCTGCATCGGCCGCCCGCGCACGTCCAGCAGCCCGAACCGGGGCGGGCGCGCGCCGCCGGCCCGCTCGCCGAGGTGCAGATGCCGGTAGCGGCCCCGGCCGGCGTTGGCAAGGCTCTCCAGCGACGGTGTGGCGGAGCCGAGCACCACCGGCAGGTCGAGCCGCTGGGCGCGAATCACGGCGAGGTCCCGCGCCGAATAGCGGAAGCCGTCCTGCTGCTTGAGCGAGGCGTCATGCTCCTCGTCGACGACGATGAGTCCCGGGCGCGCCAGCGGCGTGAATACCGCCGAGCGCGTGCCGATAATCACGTCCGCGACCCCCTCCCGCGCAGCGAGCCAGGCGTCCAGGCGCTCGCCGTCGGCGAGGCCGGAATGGAGGACGGCGAGCCGGCCTCGCAGGCGCCGCCGGAAGCGGGTGAGGAGCTGCGGCGTGAGCCCGATCTCGGGGACGATAACCAGCGCCTGCCGGCCGGCAGCGAGGCAGCGGGCGATGGCATCGAGGTAGACCTCGGTCTTGCCGCTGCCGGTGACGCCGTCGAGCAGCAGGGCGGTGAAGCCTGTTGCGGCGGCAAGGGCCGCCGCCGCGTCGGCCTGCTCCCGGTTGAGCGCCGGAGCGGGGTCTTCGCTGTCGCCCTCGATCAGGCCGTAGTCCCGGCGCTGCACGACCTCGGCCCAGCCGCGGCTGGCCAGGCGCTCCAGCGCGCCGCGGGCGTCGCCGCCCATGCCGGGGAGCTGCGCGGGCCGGAGCACCCCCGCAGCCTGGAGCTCGGCCAGCAGCAGCGCCTGGCGGGGAGCGCGGGCGCGCAGCGCCGTCACGTTGGCGGCGGCGCCGGCCTCGGTGAGCCGCCAGTAGCGTTCCTCGCCGGGCGTGGCCGGCGCGCCCTGGCGCAGCCGGCGGGGCAGCGCGGTGGCAATGCAGTCGCCGAGGGGATGGTGGTAGTACTGGGCGCCCCAGCGGAGCAGGGCGAGCAGCTCGGTATCCAGCAGGGGCGTCTCGTCGAGGACGGTCTCCACCGCGCGCAGCCTGTCGGGCGGCAGCTCGCTCTCCCCGGCATGCCCGGTGACCACGCCCACCACCCGGCGCCGCCCGAGCGGCACCTGCACCCGGGCGCCCACCGGCGGGGGGAACGCCGGTGCCCGGTAGTCCAGCGGACCGGCCAGCGGCCCAGGCACCGCGACCTTGACGACGGCGACGCTCATCGGCGCGGCGTGCCGGTCATCACCCGGGCGGGGCGCTGGCGGCTGTAGCCCGGGCTAGTATCCGCCCCATGACCATGACCATGACCACGACCGTGACCGCGCCCGCCTGCCGTTGGCCCCATCTGCTGGACCCCATTGCCGGCATGCTGCCGCCGCCTCCGGGGGCGGTGGACGAGTTCCGGCTCATCCGCGCGCTGCAGGCGCGCGGCGATCTGGCGGAGTTCCCGGCGGAGGGGCTTGCCACGCCGCTTGCGCTCTATCGCACCCACTTCGTCCTGTTTCACTGCCTGCATCACCTTGATGCTGCCCTGGGCGAGCGCGGTGAGGCGCTCGAGATCCACTGTCTGAGGATACGGCGCCTGGCGCGCCCCGCCGAGGGTCGCCAGCGCCCGGGCTTCGTGGACCCCATGCGCAGCTTCTACCTCGACGGCCGCAATCTCGATGATGTGGACACGGCGCAGGTCGAGCGCCTGCTCGGTGACTTCTGGCGCCGTTTTGCCCGGCGCGACGGGCGCGCCGAGGCCCTCGCCGAGCTCGGGCTGGAGGACCCGGTGACCGACGCCGAGATCCGTCAGGTCTACCGGCGCCTGATGATGCGCCATCACCCGGACCGGGGCGGCGATACCGCCACGGTGCAGCGGCTCAACGATGCCGTCGCCCGGCTGCTCTAGGGAAGCGCTGATCAATTCCCGCGGGCCTCTGCGCTCCAGAGCGGCGGCCTGGCAAGGCGGCGTTCGCAGTGAATGGCCGTAGCCCTTTACAAGAACGCCAACGCAGTCCAGGGCGCCGCTCTGGAGCGCCCTTCGGGGCCGCAGGTCGCGCGCGCAGCCGGCGTTGCGCTGCTTGACTGTACCCCCGGTACAGCGCTGCGCAGCGCGCCTTGTCTGCGCACGCGACCTGCGGCCAGAGGCCCGCGGGAATTGATCAGCGCTTCCCTAGCCCGCGAATCGGTGCGATGAGCGGGCTATTGCCGCTACACTCGCGGCCATGAGCGACACCGATGATCTCGACGCCGCGGCGGCACGCCTGTGGCAGTTCGCCGTCGCCCTCTACGAGATGGAAGGGGTCAAGGCGGCCTGCCTCAGCATCCAGGCCCGTTACGGGATCAGCATCAGCCTGCTGCTGGGGGCGGTCTGGGCCGGTGGCGCCGGCTACGGCCGGCTCGGGGCCACGGACCTGGAGACGGCGATCCGGCGCGGCGTGGAATGGCATCGCGAGATCATCGAGCCCATGCGCAGCCTGCGCCGGCGGCTGCGGCAGGCGCCGCCGAAGGGGCTCGAGAAGACCACCGAGCGTCTGCGCCGCGCGGTGCTGGACCAGGAGCTCGAGGCCGAGCGCATCCAGCAGCGGCTGTTCCTGGAGGATTTCCCGGCCGGCTGCACGGCGGCGCCGGAGCCGGAGCGCTGGCGCGACGCCGCCGCCAACGCCGCGCTCTATACCCGCAAGAGCTGCCCGCGCCCCGAGCGCGAGGCGCTGGACGCGCTGGTGCTGATCCTGCAGACGGCCTTCCCGGACGTCTCAGCCGGTGCCCTGGCCGGCGAGGCCGAGGCGGTGTGGCAGGTGCGCTAGCCCGCCATCTCCACGCCCTCGCTTCGCGAATCGGGGAGAAATGCGGGCTAACGGATCTGGATGCCGCCTCCCGGCACGCCGCCGCCTCCGCCGCCGGGCATGCCCCCGCCGCCGTAGCCGCCCTGGCCACCCAGCTGGTCGGGCGTCATGATCCGTGAGGCCTGCTCGCGCTGCATCTCCTTGAGCTCCTCCATGGTGCGCTCCAGCGACTCCGCAGCCGCCGCCGGGAACTGCGCCATGGCCTCCTCGAGGTTGCTTGCCTCCAGCTCGAAGTTGAGGGGCAGCGCGCCCACGGGGGTCATGACCTGGGTCTGGCCGAGGTAGAGCACCTCACGGCTGCTGTCGTCGCTGCCATCCCGGGTGACCGGCGTCAGGCGCTGAATGGTGCCGATGCGCCGGTCGGTAAAGACTTCCTCGCGATAGAGGCCGTCCGGATCCATCCGCAGCTGCTCAAGGGCCTGCTGCTGCTCGTCGGAAGCGCTCATGGGCTGCTCCTGTGCGATGTCTGCTGACTGTGGCGCCACATGGTATCAGAGCGTCGCGTGCCCGCCTCGATATGCGGCTTCATCGGGCGCTGCTGGTCAACACAACGACACCGCGGACACAACGATTCACAACGCGGGAAGAAGACAACCGCGAAGACGCGAAGGACGCGAAGGATTAGGGGTAGGGATGGCGGTGAGCCATGCCGGAAACGCCAGCCCTCGGCGGCGTGCGTGATGTCCCGTGCGAGGTGGCACACAAGAATGCTTTTGCGCCGTCCTTCGCGTACTTCGCGTCTTTGCGGTTATTCCCTGCCCCTTCCCGCGTTGTGAATCGTTGTGTCCGTGGTGTCGTTGTGCTGAATCCGCCGACGCAACAAAGCAAAACGCCCGGCCGCAGTAGCAGCCGGGCGTTCCGGGGGCCGGGCGAGGTTAAGGTCAGAGGTTCTTGACCGCCTGGACCATGCCCGCGGCCACTTTCTGGCCGTCACCGAAGACCATGCGGGTGTTGTCCGCGAAGAACAGCTTGTTCTCCACGCCGGAGAAGCCGGCGCCGCGGCCGCGCTTGATCACCAGCACGTTCTCGGCGTCCTTCACCTTGAGGATCGGCATGCCGTAGATCGGGCTGTCCGGCTCCTCCTCGGCGGCCGGGTTCACCACGTCGTTGGCGCCGATGACCACGGCAACGTCGGTGGTGGCGAACTCCTCGTTGATATCTTCCATGTCGAAGATCATGTCGTAGGGCACGCCCGCCTCCGCCAGCAGCACGTTCATGTGGCCCGGCATGCGGCCGGCCACGGGGTGGATGGCGAACTTCACCTCCACGCCCTTGTCCTGCAGCAGCTCCACCAGCTCCCAGATCTTGTGCTGGGCCTGGGCCACCGCCATGCCATAGCCGGGTACGATCACCACGCGCTCGGCATAGGCGAGCATATAGCCGGCGTCCTCGGGGGAGACGTCCTTCATCTCGCCCTCGGGCCCTTCGGCGCTGCTTTGCGGGGCCGCGCCGAAGCCGGAGAACAGCACGTTGGCGAGGGAGCGGTTCATGGCCTTGGCCATGAGCTGCGTAAGCAGCGTACCCGCCGCGCCCACGACGGTGCCGGCAATGATCATCGCCGGGTTGCCGAGTACGTAGCCCTCGAAGCCGACGGCGAGGCCGGTGAGGGCGTTGAACAGCGAGATCACCACCGGCATGTCGGCGCCACCGATGGGCACCGCCATGAACACGCCGAACAGCAGCCCGAAGGCGAAGAACGCGACCACCACGGCCAGGCTGTCGGTGAAGTAGGTCATGACGCCGAACAGCACGGCCAGTGCGAACACGGCGACGTTCACGAACTGCTGGCCAGGCACCAGGCGGTTGCGCTGCATGCGGCCGTCGAGCTTGGCCCAGGCCACCAGCGACCCGGAGAAGGCGACGGTGCCGATCAGCGCGCCGAGGATGCCGAGAATCGCGACATCGCCGCCGAGCGCGGTGGCGATGCTGGCGGGCTCCGCGCCCTCGGCGAGCAGCGCCGCCTCGGCGGCGGCCAGGCTGAGCCCCGCGCTCTCGGCCAGCGCCTGCGCCTGAGTCTGCAGGTCCTCCGGCAGGGTGCGCAGTGCGCGCAGCATCTCCACCGCGGCGATGGCCGCGGCCGCGCCGCCACCCATGCCGTTGTAGAGCGCCACCATCTGCGGCATGCCGGTCATCGCCACGCGCCGGCCGGACCACCAGGCGAGGACGCCGGAGACGGCAATGGCGATGATGATCAGCGTGTAGTTGGTGACG is from Spiribacter halobius and encodes:
- a CDS encoding primosomal protein N', encoding MSVAVVKVAVPGPLAGPLDYRAPAFPPPVGARVQVPLGRRRVVGVVTGHAGESELPPDRLRAVETVLDETPLLDTELLALLRWGAQYYHHPLGDCIATALPRRLRQGAPATPGEERYWRLTEAGAAANVTALRARAPRQALLLAELQAAGVLRPAQLPGMGGDARGALERLASRGWAEVVQRRDYGLIEGDSEDPAPALNREQADAAAALAAATGFTALLLDGVTGSGKTEVYLDAIARCLAAGRQALVIVPEIGLTPQLLTRFRRRLRGRLAVLHSGLADGERLDAWLAAREGVADVIIGTRSAVFTPLARPGLIVVDEEHDASLKQQDGFRYSARDLAVIRAQRLDLPVVLGSATPSLESLANAGRGRYRHLHLGERAGGARPPRFGLLDVRGRPMQEGLSQPLLQRVREHLDHDGQVLLFLNRRGYAPTLLCHECGWMAECERCDARYTYHRGRARLHCHHCDREQPLPRHCPECGSVDLRPLGLGTERVEAALEAAFPETSLVRIDRDSTRRRGSFETRMEAVRRGEARLLLGTQMLAKGHHLPAVTLVGIIDADQGLFGADFRAPERLAQLIVQVAGRAGRAERPGEVLIQTHHPEHPLLQTLIHHGYPAFAQAALAERQAAGLPPERSLALLRAEAPGAAAPRAFLDAARNTAPATRVELLGPLPAPMERRAGRYRAQLMLQADARRDLHALLDVWLPRVAALPEARRVRWSIDVDPVETL
- a CDS encoding DNA-J related domain-containing protein; the protein is MTTTVTAPACRWPHLLDPIAGMLPPPPGAVDEFRLIRALQARGDLAEFPAEGLATPLALYRTHFVLFHCLHHLDAALGERGEALEIHCLRIRRLARPAEGRQRPGFVDPMRSFYLDGRNLDDVDTAQVERLLGDFWRRFARRDGRAEALAELGLEDPVTDAEIRQVYRRLMMRHHPDRGGDTATVQRLNDAVARLL
- a CDS encoding TIGR02444 family protein, translated to MSDTDDLDAAAARLWQFAVALYEMEGVKAACLSIQARYGISISLLLGAVWAGGAGYGRLGATDLETAIRRGVEWHREIIEPMRSLRRRLRQAPPKGLEKTTERLRRAVLDQELEAERIQQRLFLEDFPAGCTAAPEPERWRDAAANAALYTRKSCPRPEREALDALVLILQTAFPDVSAGALAGEAEAVWQVR
- a CDS encoding NAD(P)(+) transhydrogenase (Re/Si-specific) subunit beta — its product is MNFIVQTSYLLAAVLFILGLKAMSSPKTARRGIVWAGVGMVLATLVTFVHPAVHGVTNYTLIIIAIAVSGVLAWWSGRRVAMTGMPQMVALYNGMGGGAAAAIAAVEMLRALRTLPEDLQTQAQALAESAGLSLAAAEAALLAEGAEPASIATALGGDVAILGILGALIGTVAFSGSLVAWAKLDGRMQRNRLVPGQQFVNVAVFALAVLFGVMTYFTDSLAVVVAFFAFGLLFGVFMAVPIGGADMPVVISLFNALTGLAVGFEGYVLGNPAMIIAGTVVGAAGTLLTQLMAKAMNRSLANVLFSGFGAAPQSSAEGPEGEMKDVSPEDAGYMLAYAERVVIVPGYGMAVAQAQHKIWELVELLQDKGVEVKFAIHPVAGRMPGHMNVLLAEAGVPYDMIFDMEDINEEFATTDVAVVIGANDVVNPAAEEEPDSPIYGMPILKVKDAENVLVIKRGRGAGFSGVENKLFFADNTRMVFGDGQKVAAGMVQAVKNL